In Mytilus edulis chromosome 13, xbMytEdul2.2, whole genome shotgun sequence, a single window of DNA contains:
- the LOC139501641 gene encoding trafficking protein particle complex subunit 4-like, producing MAIFSVYIINKAGGLIYQFDHNNTRPELEKTFAYPLNLMLKIYDDKVVVAFGECDGIKVGHCVLGINGIIAEGRYLQDGREILEVLSSAENYPINIKFGRQKLSTNEKIMLASMFHSLFTIGSQLSPEPRSSGIELLETDVFKLHCHQTMTGIKFIVIADPRQTGVDVFIKRLYEIYADFALKNPFYSLDMPIRCDLFDTNLQQTIEQTERQGINTV from the exons ATGGCAATATTTAGTGTATACATAATAAATAAGGCTGGTGGTTTAATTTACCAGTTTGACCATAACAATACCCGACCAGAATTGGAGAAAACATTTGCATACCCTCTCaatttaatgttgaaaatttaTGATGATAAGGTGGTAGTTGCATTTGGAGAATGTGATGGGATTAAAG TTGGTCATTGTGTACTTGGAATTAATGGTATTATTGCAGAAGGCAGATATTTGCAAGACGGCAGAGAAATCTTAGAAGTTTTATCCTCAGCAGAAAATTACCCCATTAACATCAAATTTGGAAGgcaaaaattatcaacaaatgaaaaaattatGTTGGCTAGCATGTTTCATTC ATTATTTACGATTGGTTCCCAGCTTTCTCCAGAGCCTAGATCTTCTGGTATAGAGTTATTGGAGACAGATGTATTTAAACTTCACTGTCATCAGACAATGACAG gaaTAAAATTTATTGTGATAGCAGATCCTAGACAAACTGGTGTTGATGTGTTTATTAAAAGACTTTATGAGATTTATGCTGACTTTGCTTTAAAAAATCCATTTTATTCCTTGGATATGCCTATAAG atGTGACCTGTTTGATACAAATCTTCAGCAAACAATAGAACAAACAGAGAGACAAGGAATAAATACTGTATAA